The uncultured Carboxylicivirga sp. genomic interval CCCGAAGCTGCTCAGCTTCAGTTTTTATATGAAAATAGAGGGTATAAAAATCGCGATAATCAGATAAAAGATTTATTTAATTCGGCATCCGATATGTCTGTAATAGATCTTCCCAATGTAAAAAAGACTGCGATGGGCCATAGTTATTTTACAACTAATATTATGGATACCCTTATTACTGTAAGAGAAAAATTACGCGATTATTTAGATAATAATACAAAGGATGTCAATTATTGGCAAAGTGAATTCTGCATTCTTGAATCGCATGAAGATATTGGTGGAGGACACAAAAGAGATTTGGGTATGGCCACTGCCTTATATGTAGCAAGAGTTATTCATGCTGATTTGGCAATAGGTAATGCTTCACTTTGGAGTTGGTGGACTGCCGTTTCGCCTAATGATTATAAAGATGGTTTGGTATATATTGATTTAGGACCAGAGGTAAAACGAACTGAAACTTACGATGCTCAGTTGCAAAAAGATGGATATGTATACGATTCGAAATTGATGTGGGCATTGGGTAACTATTCTCGTTTTATTTCTCCGGGAATGGTTCGCATCGATACACATTTAGAGAATTCTCCATCTCTTAAAGATCAAATGACTCAGTTGATGATTAGTGGATATGGAACAGTTGAAAAGGATAAATATGTTTTTGTAGCTGTTAATTATCAGGATAAAGAAACAGATCTTTCATTCAATGAATTTATGAAAGAGAATGATGATATGACAGCAAGTTGTTATATCACATCTGACGATAAAAATCTGGAAAAAACCGAAATAAATGAATCGGATATTCACATTCCGGCTCGCTCTGTAGTAACATTCGTTTTTGAACGATAAATAAGGAAAGAAATGAAAAAAATACTTTTAAGCTTATTAGGGCTTGCTTTTATTGCTATGTCGTGTAGCGATAGTTCAAGCGACCCCGCCCCTGGACAAGAAGATGACAACAAAGTGGAAGATCCTGCTGCAAATATTGATTTTACTCAGCCTATTAGAGGGGTGAACTGGGCTGATGCAAGAGATAATTTTGTGGATGGATTGTTATTGCCAAGTGGTTTAACCTCTGGCGATAATTATTATATGGTACAAGTTAATGCGCAATACATCATTAATGGTTTTATTAAAAACATGGATGCCAATACGGTTCGATTACCTATAAATTATGCAACGGTAAGCAGCTCTTGGTGGAATGGTTATAAAGGTGCCATTGATAAAGCCGTTGAAAAAGGAATGAGAGTGATACTTGCCTATTGGGAAGGAGATAGCTCGCGTGATGGCAAGGTGGATGATGCTGCCGAGTTCTGGGAAATGTGGGCAACTGTAACAACTGATTATGCCGATAATAAAGGGGTTTATTTCGAAGTGATGAACGAACCTCATGGGTATTCTCTTACTGAATTAACTGATTTATATGCTTCGTGGTTAGAGGAGTTTCCTACTATTCCTCATAGTCGTATATTATTGGGAGGAAAAGGTTGGAGTGAAGATGTAACCGGAGTTGGTGCCGATGCTCGTTTTTCTGATTGTTTATTATCATTACATAATTATGCTTTCTGGGCTGAACGATCAGCCGACGAATGGAGAACTGATTGGTTAAACCGAATTGGTGATTATGGCAGCAGAACTGTTGTAACCGAGTTTGGAAGTACCATGACTCAAGGTAAAGATTATAACTCAACTCAGGAAGGGGATAATGAGGTGGATTATATTCAGGCAGCTACTGCAATATTCCGCGAAAAGGGAGTGCAAAGCGTTTATTGGCCTGGTTTGCGCGATGGCGACTGGTATAGTATTCAAACATACAATCCTGCAACATATACCTTGAGTACCACTAACCAATCGGGTTTAAGCCAGATCCGATACGGATGGGGATTTAATGATTAGTAATACTAAATAGTTTATAAATGAAGTATATATATAAATTAGTCACGATTGTTGTTTTGAGCTTGTTACCAGTTGTGGGATTTGCTCAAAAAGCTACCGATGCAAATAAGTATTCAGCCTATCTATTTACCTATTTTACCGGTAATGGTATGGATCAAGAGCAAATTCATTTTGCAATTAGTGAAGATGGCTACCATTTTTCAGCTTTAAATTATGATGCTCCGGTAATTAAATCAACCGAAATTAGTTCAACAGGTGGAGTACGCGATCCTCATATTTTAAGAGGCGAAGACGGAAAAACGTTTTACATGGTTGTAACCGATATGGTGTCGGCCAATGGCTGGAGCTCGAACCGTGCAATGGTGTTGTTAAAATCAACCGATTTGGTGAATTGGTCTTCAAGTGTGGTTAATATTCAAAAGAAATACGATGATCAGGAAAGATTAAGAAGAGTTTGGGCCCCTCAAACTATTTTTGATCGCGAGGCTGGCAAGTATATGATATATTGGTCGATGATGTACGAAGGTGGTGGTGATATTATCTACTATGCGTATGCAAACGATGATTTCACCGATATCGAAGGTCGTCCAAAACAATTATTCTTCCCTAAGAATAAACTGTCGTGTATCGATGGTGATATAATTTATAAAGATGGTAAGTACCACTTGTTTTATAAAACCGAAGGACATGGTAATGGTATCAAAAAAGCCACAACTACTTCGTTGACTTCCGGTAAATGGGAAGAGCAGGATAATTATCTGCAACAAACAACCGAGCCTGTTGAAGGTGCAGGTGTGTTTAAGCTGATTAACGAAGATGCCTACATTTTAATGTACGATGTGTACACAGCGGGTAAATATCAATTCACAAAAACTACTGATCTAGAAAACTTCACCATTGTGGATCAGGAGGTAGAAATGGATTTTCATCCTCGTCATGGAACGGTTATTCCAATCACATCTGAAGAATTAAACCGATTGAAGGATAAATGGGGGCAAGCGTTTACTGCCGATATTCAATTGGGAAGCAATCCTGTTTTGAAAGGATATTATGCCGACCCGGATGTATTGTATTCGCACAAAACCAACAAGTATTATATCTATCCAACCAGTGATGGTTTTGATGGATGGTCGGGTACTTTCTTCAAAACCTTTTCGTCGAAAGATATGGTTGACTGGAAAGATGAAGGTGTAATTCTGGATTTGAAAAAAGATGTGAAGTGGGCCGATCGTAACGCATGGGCTCCTTGCATCATAGAAAAAAAGGTAGGTAAGAAATATAAATACTACTATTATTTTACTGCAGCGCAAAAAATTGGAGTTGCAGTTGCCAATAAACCAGAAGGTCCATTCAAAGATTCGGGTAAGGCGTTAATTGCTGAACGTCCCGAAGGAGTTAACGGTGGTCAGGAGATTGATCCGGATGTGTTTCAAGATCCTGTAACTAAAAAATCATATTTGTACTGGGGTAATGGATATATGGCGGTTGCCGAGTTAAACGACGATATGGTGTCGATCAAGCCCAATACTACCAAGGTGATTACTCCGGATAATACATTCCGCGAAGGAACAACCGTTTTGTATCGCGATGGATTATACTATTTTTTATGGTCGGAAGATGATACCCGCAGTGCAAATTACCGTGTTCGTTACGGAGTATCTAAATCTCCGGTAGGTCCTATCACCATTCCTGATCATAACCTGATTTTAAAGCGTGATGATTCAAAAGGTATTTATGCTACCGGGCATAATTCTGTAATTCAGGTGCCAGGAAAAGATGAATGGTACATTGTTTATCATCGTTTTCAACGACCTGACGGTATAAAAATGGGAGATGCCGCCGGATTTCATCGCGAAGTTTGTATCGATCGAATGCAGTTTAACGAAAAAGGAGCTATAGTGCCCGTTGTACCTACAAAATAGGATTATTTAATGATTACAATACGTTACCTGGAAAGGCTGCATTAGCGGTCTTTCCAATTTTATTTTATATTATGAAGTTACCAAGACTATCCATTAGGTTTAATTTAAATGATGTAAAAGTTAGTAAGCGACTAATTATTAGCTTTGCAGTTTTGATTGTACTGATGTTTGTAGTTGGCGCATTTAGCGTGCTTACTATTCGCAGTACTGAGGAGGGGGCTGAGATTCAAGCCTATATCGAGAATGCAATATCGGATGTGCGCGTTATTAATGAGCACAATATTGCTTATCGATACGATCGTAATGATTATCGTCCGGATATTATTCGCGATAAAGTGGGTAATGGAGTGTGGGTCTTAGATCAGTTACAGCCATATGTACCTGAATCTATTCAAGCACGTTTTGATTCTGCTTATACAGATTTGTTTAGTCTAACAGAGTTTACCGAAGACTATTTTCAATCGGCCTTAACATACGACAGTTTGGCTAATTTAGGAATTGATCAAGGGGCAGAATTGATAGCATATTACGAAGATTCATCTTTGCCTTTCTCGCAAAAAAGAGCTGCTTTTCAAGCTTTAGAACTACTGCATTTAGAATTAGTGAAACATCGGTTGCATCAGGGAATGATTAAAGACTTTTCTCCAATTGATCAATCATTAGAAGTGATTACTGAACAGGTTAATTCAACTCACCCCGACGAGCAGGCCTTTGCAATGGTAAGTGATTTGAAAAATACCATTGATCAGTTTAAAACGATTCATGAGCACACAGGCTGGGTTAACTGGAAAATTGAGAATGTTTCGTTCAATGCCATTACTAATATCGATACAATGTCAACTCGCTTTAAAACGTACTTAAGTGATGAAATGAAGCGTAATATTCTGATTATTGTACTAACTATTGTGTTCTCTTTATTGTTTGCAGGAGGTATTGCTTTTGCGCTTATCCGATCGATTAATGTGGGCTTAAGCGAGGTAATTGACATTGCAGGTCAAATTGCCAAAGGTAATCTTAGTTTAGATGCTTTAAATAAAAGTAAAGTACGCAAAGACGAATTTGGAGTGTTAAAACAAGAGTTTGGTTTAATGTTACAATCGTTGCGCAACAATGTAAATAGTTTACTTGAAATGTCGAGTGTGTTGGAATCAACGGGTGATGCTTTGTTACAAAGTGCTCAGCATATATCGAATAATGCAACTGGTCAGGCTGCATCGGTTGAAGAAATTAGTGCTACCCTTGATGAAATTGCAGTTGATATTGAAAGCAGTGCTGAAAATGCCAGTAAAACAAAACAATTATCTAATGAGTCGATGCAGTTTGTTGAAAAGATTGCAGAGCGTAATCAGCTGATGATTGATAAATCGGTGCAGATCGAAAGTGAGTCGGAGACTGTAACTCAAATTGCTTTACAAACCAATATTCTAGCTTTAAATGCAGCGGTTGAAGCTGCCATAGCCGGAGTAGCTGGCAGAGCCTTTGGTGTGGTTGCAACGCAGGTGAAAGAACTGGCAAATACCAGTAAAAAAGCTGCTGATCGAATTATTAATCTATCAAAAGAAGGAGTGGAGTCATCAACCGAAGGTGGTGAGATGGTAAATAAAGTACTTCCTAGTCTGCAACAGATCGATGAAAAAATCGATGAAGTGGCATTTGCCACTAACGAACAACGTTATAAATCCCAACAAATTATTAAAGCATTACAAAATCTGAACGACCTGTCGCAGGTGAACGCAACTCAGTCAGAGGAGTTATCTGCCAGTTCCGAAGAATTAAAAGATCATGCTATTCAGTTAAAACATCAAGTCGATTTCTTTACATTATAAGCAAGGTAATGTAAATCAATATCGAATTGTATTATCCCGTGTGTTGTTTCGGGTTTAATTATCTGAATAATATTTAAACTTCATTTATAAGCCTTCTCACTCAGTACGATTTCTCAAATTTTCTTACTTTTGCAATCTTAAACTAATTGCATAACAAAGTGGGGAGGCTTCCTCTTTTGTTTACTGTAATGGTAAATGCCCATAAAGCATTAAAAGGGTGTTTTTTATTCAAACGAAAAACTCTTTTTGTTTGAGTATGGGTAATGTAAAAATGCACATTTAAGTAGATAAAGTTAGAATATGGAAATTGCAAGCAAGTACAGTCCTAATGCTACTGAAGACAAGTGGTATAAGTATTGGATGGACAAGGGATTTTTCAAATCGGTACCCGACGAAAGGGAGCCATATACCATTGTAATCCCACCGCCAAACGTCACCGGGGTCCTTCATATGGGACATATGCTTAACAATACCATTCAAGATATTTTGATTCGTCGTGCCCGTATGATGGGTAAAAATGCCTGTTGGGTACCTGGTACCGATCACGCTTCTATTGCTACCGAGGCTAAAGTGGTAAACCGCCTTAAAACGCAAGGAATCGATAAGTCTGATTTAAGCCGCGATGAGTTTTTAAGTCATGCCTGGAATTGGACCGAAGAACATGGTGGTATTATTTTAGAACAGTTGAAGAAACTAGGCGCCTCGTGCGACTGGGATCGTACCTGTTTTACTTTAGATGAACCTCGCAGCAAAGCGGTGATCGATACTTTTGTGAAATTGTACGAAAAAGATTTGATTTATCGTGGTATTCGCATGGTAAATTGGGATCCGGAAGCCTTAACGGCTGTTTCGGACGAAGAGGTGATTTACAAAGAGGTTCATTCAAAATTGTACTATTTAAAGTATAAAATTGAAGGTGAAGAAGAGTTTGTAACCATCGCTACCACTCGTCCTGAAACTATTTTGGGTGATACTGCTGTTTGTATCAATCCAAACGACGAACGTTTTGCTCACTTAAGAGGCAAACGAGTAATTGTACCATTGATCAATCGTTCTATTCCTATTATCGAAGATGAGTATGTGGATATGGAATTTGGTACCGGTTGTTTGAAAATTACACCGGCTCACGATATTCATGACTACGAAATTGGTATGCGCCATAACCTGGAGAGCATCGATATTTTAAACGATAACGGTACGCTTAGCGAAAAAGCCGGATTATTTGTGGGTAAAGATCGTTTTGTGGTTCGTGATGAGATTATTCCTGAATTAGAAAAAGCAGGTAACCTTCTTAAAGTTGAAAACTACGATAATAAAGTAGGATGTTCGGAACGTACAGGTGCTGTTATCGAGCCTAAATTAAGTACCCAATGGTTCTTAAAAATGAGCGATATGGCTAAGGTTGCCCTGGATGCTGTGATGAATGATGAAGTGAAGTTTCATCCTGCTAAATTCAAAAATGTGTACCGTCACTGGATGGAAAATGTAAAAGACTGGTGTATTTCGCGTCAGCTATACTGGGGGCACCGTATCCCTGTTTTCTATTTAGAGTCGGGCGATTTTGTAGTGGCATCAACCATCGAAGAAGCGGTTGAAAAAGCAAAAGCTAAAACCGGAAACGAGGCCTTAACTACTGCTGATTTATCACAGGAAGAAGATGTATTGGATACATGGGCATCGTCATGGTTATGGCCAATGTCGGTTTTCGATCAGAATAACGAAGTAGATTATTACTACCCAACCAACGATTTGGTGACGGGTCATGATATTATCTTTTTCTGGGTAGCTCGTATGATTATGGCGGGTTACGAGTTTAAAGGAACATTCCCATTCCGCAATGTGTATTTCACAGGTATGGTACGCGATAAACAAGGGCGTAAAATGAGTAAGCAGCTGGGTAATTCGCCCGATCCGTTGGATTTGATAGCTACTTATGGTGCCGATGGTGTACGTGTGGGTATGTTGTTGTGTTCGCCTGCTGGTGGCGACTTGTTGTTCGACGAGAGTTTGCCTGAACAAGGTCGTAACTTCTCTAACAAAATATGGAATGCATTCCGTTTGGTAAAAGGTTGGGATATCGATAACTCAATTGAGCAGCCCGAATATGCTAAACAAGCTATTAGTTGGTTCGATGCTAAGTTGGATCAAACCATCGAAATTGTTAATGATCATTTCTCAAAATATCGTATTTCTGATGCTTTGATGACAGTTTATACTGTTTTCTGGCAAGAGTTCTCGTCGTGGTATCTCGAGGCTATCAAGCCTGCCTACCAACAGCCATTAGACGGTGCTACCTATAAAGCAACCGTTGAATTTTTCGATAAGATGTTACGTCTGTTGCATCCTTTTATGCCTTTCTTAACCGAAGAAATCTGGCAGACTTTGGAAGAGCGTAAAGAGGGCGAGAGCATCATGGTGGCTGATATGCCGGTTGCCAAGCCTTTGAACGAAGACTTGTTGGATAAGTTTGAGTTGATGAAAGAGGCTGTAGGTGGTATTCGTACCATTCGCAAGGAGAAAAACATTCCAATGAAAGATGCTTTAAAGCTGGATGTGAAGGGTGGCGATAATTATGCTGATGATTTTGATGCTGTATTGGTAAAAATGGCCAATATTAGCGAAATGACCATGGTAAATGAGAATACCGAGGGTGCTGTGTCGTTTATGGCGCGTACAAATGAGTATTTTATTCCGATGGATGGCATGATTGACGTTGAAGCGGAGTTAGAAAAGCTACGCAAAGACCTTGCTCACCAGGAAGGATTCTTGAAAGGGGTGATGAAGAAGCTGGGTAACGAGCGTTTTGTGGGCAGTGCTCCCGAAGCAGTAGTTGCCAAAGAACGTCAGAAACAAGCCGATGCTGAGGCAAAGATTAAAACCCTTACCGAAAGCATTGCTCGTTTAGAAAAATAGAAAGAAGTACATAAGTATATAGCAAAGGGCTGCGATTGATCGCAGCCCTTTTTGTATATCAGTAAATTGTTATTGTCTGATGATTAAAAATGGATAGCTTAAGATTTGAATAAGATATCTCTACATGTAAAGATACTATCTTAACAATAATTGGTTTGAACTAATATTAGTTTATAGATTCTATATAATGAAAATTGATTTATAAATATTAGTATCTAGTTTCTGATACTGAAAATAGAATATCTAATTATAAAAATAATAGTCTAAAAATATAAAGAATGTATCTATATTAAAATATGAATATATATTAATAATAATAAGAGAATAAAACTAATAATAGATAATAACAATAATTAAATAGATAATTACAAAAGAAAAAAAGAAAGCAACAAAAGAAAACTAGATTTAAATATTAATAATTAGTATTAGAATCGAAAATATAAGAATATAAATGATATAATAAGGAATCAGTTTTTTAATAATAGATAGATGTTTGAGGATGGAATAGACTCTCTCTACCTTTGATTAATCATATACTAGTAAAGAATTAAGCGGATCGAATTTTGTCTAACGAAATTGGTTGGAAAAATCATTAAGCATCATTGGAGTAGCAAGCAGCCATCAGCAAGCAGCTTTTTTTATTGGTAATCTATTAAGTGCGGTATCTCTGCCGCAAAGGCATTTGCGATTTAAATTTGGTTGGAGAGTGCGGCAGTAGTTTGTTTTGTGCGTCCCGGGGTTGCGTTCGTTTCTTCGCGAAGCTCAGATGCCTCATTTACCCCGGGCTATTCATATTTAACCTCTTCGAGGTTATTTTTTAGGAGATATGGGAACCTCATATGTTATATGGAAATAGCTAAAAGCTAGCAGCCAATAGCCAGTAGCTTTTAATTGATAATCGTTTAATCGGGTAATGGAATAATGGTCTCATCGATAATTGATAATCATTCACAGTCGTCCCTCGGGGACTTGCTGTTGCAGCTAGTATACACAGCACTTACGTACTGTGCTGTTACAGTCAGGCCTCCGGCCTTCGAA includes:
- a CDS encoding glycoside hydrolase, which gives rise to MAFIKISTCLAFIIALTCSCNSNKKTSTTGAQEVLINSNQSFQTMEGFGASDCWTLQFVGKNWPEEKKEAIADLLFSKENDANGNPKGIGLSQWRFNIGGGTAEQGDKSEIPSNWRRAECFLNADGTYNWNKQIGQQWFLKAAQQRGVESLLAFNNTAPVYFTKNGKGWSPGGHQYNLKADKYDDYAQFLVEVCQHFENEGLAFDYISPFNEPQWDWKAPATQEGSPAWNEEIAKLVKELSPVLAQKVPHALIAIPEAAQLQFLYENRGYKNRDNQIKDLFNSASDMSVIDLPNVKKTAMGHSYFTTNIMDTLITVREKLRDYLDNNTKDVNYWQSEFCILESHEDIGGGHKRDLGMATALYVARVIHADLAIGNASLWSWWTAVSPNDYKDGLVYIDLGPEVKRTETYDAQLQKDGYVYDSKLMWALGNYSRFISPGMVRIDTHLENSPSLKDQMTQLMISGYGTVEKDKYVFVAVNYQDKETDLSFNEFMKENDDMTASCYITSDDKNLEKTEINESDIHIPARSVVTFVFER
- a CDS encoding cellulase family glycosylhydrolase gives rise to the protein MKKILLSLLGLAFIAMSCSDSSSDPAPGQEDDNKVEDPAANIDFTQPIRGVNWADARDNFVDGLLLPSGLTSGDNYYMVQVNAQYIINGFIKNMDANTVRLPINYATVSSSWWNGYKGAIDKAVEKGMRVILAYWEGDSSRDGKVDDAAEFWEMWATVTTDYADNKGVYFEVMNEPHGYSLTELTDLYASWLEEFPTIPHSRILLGGKGWSEDVTGVGADARFSDCLLSLHNYAFWAERSADEWRTDWLNRIGDYGSRTVVTEFGSTMTQGKDYNSTQEGDNEVDYIQAATAIFREKGVQSVYWPGLRDGDWYSIQTYNPATYTLSTTNQSGLSQIRYGWGFND
- a CDS encoding family 43 glycosylhydrolase, with the translated sequence MKYIYKLVTIVVLSLLPVVGFAQKATDANKYSAYLFTYFTGNGMDQEQIHFAISEDGYHFSALNYDAPVIKSTEISSTGGVRDPHILRGEDGKTFYMVVTDMVSANGWSSNRAMVLLKSTDLVNWSSSVVNIQKKYDDQERLRRVWAPQTIFDREAGKYMIYWSMMYEGGGDIIYYAYANDDFTDIEGRPKQLFFPKNKLSCIDGDIIYKDGKYHLFYKTEGHGNGIKKATTTSLTSGKWEEQDNYLQQTTEPVEGAGVFKLINEDAYILMYDVYTAGKYQFTKTTDLENFTIVDQEVEMDFHPRHGTVIPITSEELNRLKDKWGQAFTADIQLGSNPVLKGYYADPDVLYSHKTNKYYIYPTSDGFDGWSGTFFKTFSSKDMVDWKDEGVILDLKKDVKWADRNAWAPCIIEKKVGKKYKYYYYFTAAQKIGVAVANKPEGPFKDSGKALIAERPEGVNGGQEIDPDVFQDPVTKKSYLYWGNGYMAVAELNDDMVSIKPNTTKVITPDNTFREGTTVLYRDGLYYFLWSEDDTRSANYRVRYGVSKSPVGPITIPDHNLILKRDDSKGIYATGHNSVIQVPGKDEWYIVYHRFQRPDGIKMGDAAGFHREVCIDRMQFNEKGAIVPVVPTK
- a CDS encoding methyl-accepting chemotaxis protein, which encodes MKLPRLSIRFNLNDVKVSKRLIISFAVLIVLMFVVGAFSVLTIRSTEEGAEIQAYIENAISDVRVINEHNIAYRYDRNDYRPDIIRDKVGNGVWVLDQLQPYVPESIQARFDSAYTDLFSLTEFTEDYFQSALTYDSLANLGIDQGAELIAYYEDSSLPFSQKRAAFQALELLHLELVKHRLHQGMIKDFSPIDQSLEVITEQVNSTHPDEQAFAMVSDLKNTIDQFKTIHEHTGWVNWKIENVSFNAITNIDTMSTRFKTYLSDEMKRNILIIVLTIVFSLLFAGGIAFALIRSINVGLSEVIDIAGQIAKGNLSLDALNKSKVRKDEFGVLKQEFGLMLQSLRNNVNSLLEMSSVLESTGDALLQSAQHISNNATGQAASVEEISATLDEIAVDIESSAENASKTKQLSNESMQFVEKIAERNQLMIDKSVQIESESETVTQIALQTNILALNAAVEAAIAGVAGRAFGVVATQVKELANTSKKAADRIINLSKEGVESSTEGGEMVNKVLPSLQQIDEKIDEVAFATNEQRYKSQQIIKALQNLNDLSQVNATQSEELSASSEELKDHAIQLKHQVDFFTL
- a CDS encoding valine--tRNA ligase; translated protein: MEIASKYSPNATEDKWYKYWMDKGFFKSVPDEREPYTIVIPPPNVTGVLHMGHMLNNTIQDILIRRARMMGKNACWVPGTDHASIATEAKVVNRLKTQGIDKSDLSRDEFLSHAWNWTEEHGGIILEQLKKLGASCDWDRTCFTLDEPRSKAVIDTFVKLYEKDLIYRGIRMVNWDPEALTAVSDEEVIYKEVHSKLYYLKYKIEGEEEFVTIATTRPETILGDTAVCINPNDERFAHLRGKRVIVPLINRSIPIIEDEYVDMEFGTGCLKITPAHDIHDYEIGMRHNLESIDILNDNGTLSEKAGLFVGKDRFVVRDEIIPELEKAGNLLKVENYDNKVGCSERTGAVIEPKLSTQWFLKMSDMAKVALDAVMNDEVKFHPAKFKNVYRHWMENVKDWCISRQLYWGHRIPVFYLESGDFVVASTIEEAVEKAKAKTGNEALTTADLSQEEDVLDTWASSWLWPMSVFDQNNEVDYYYPTNDLVTGHDIIFFWVARMIMAGYEFKGTFPFRNVYFTGMVRDKQGRKMSKQLGNSPDPLDLIATYGADGVRVGMLLCSPAGGDLLFDESLPEQGRNFSNKIWNAFRLVKGWDIDNSIEQPEYAKQAISWFDAKLDQTIEIVNDHFSKYRISDALMTVYTVFWQEFSSWYLEAIKPAYQQPLDGATYKATVEFFDKMLRLLHPFMPFLTEEIWQTLEERKEGESIMVADMPVAKPLNEDLLDKFELMKEAVGGIRTIRKEKNIPMKDALKLDVKGGDNYADDFDAVLVKMANISEMTMVNENTEGAVSFMARTNEYFIPMDGMIDVEAELEKLRKDLAHQEGFLKGVMKKLGNERFVGSAPEAVVAKERQKQADAEAKIKTLTESIARLEK